The DNA sequence TCTCTCCCACGACTACGTGGAGATCAACTCCGCCTACTCCAGCTAGGAAACGCCTGACATGGATACTTTAAGCAATCTCAGCAGCGAGGCCCGGGCGCATGTCTTGGCCGAGGCTTTGCCCTGGCTGCAGCATTTCCGCGACAAGATCGTTGTGGTCAAGTATGGCGGCAACGCCATGATCGATGAGGACCTCAAGGCTGCCTTCGCCGCCGACATGGTGTTCCTACGCACTGTGGGGGCGAAACCGGTGGTGGTGCATGGCGGTGGCCCGCAGATCTCCTCCATGCTCAAACGCCTTGACCTGGATGGGGACTTCACCGGGGGCTTCCGCGTGACCACTCCGGAAGTCATGGAGGTTGTGCGAATGGTGCTGTTCGGTCAGGTCGGCCGCGACCTGGTCGGCCTCATCAACTCGCACGGGCCCTACGCCGTCGGCACGTCTGGCGAAGATGCCGGCCTGTTCAGGGCGACAAAGCGCTACGTGAATGTCGGGGGAGTGGCCACTGACATTGGGCTCGTGGGTGATATCACCAACGTCAACCCCGAGGCACTCATGGACATTATCGACGCCGGGCGCATTCCGGTTGTCTCCACCATCGCCCCAGGCGACGATGGGGAGGTCTACAACATCAACGCCGATACTGCTGCGGGTGCCCTGGCGGAGGCGATCGGCGCGGAACGCCTCGTCATCCTCACCAACGTCGAGGGGCTGTACACCGACTGGCCGAACCGGGACTCGTTGGTATCGAAGATCCTCACCGCCGAGCTCGCCGAGGTCCTGCCGGAATTGGATTCGGGCATGATCCCGAAGATGGAATCCTGCCTGCAAGCAGTACGAGGCGGGGTGAGCGCCGCCCACGTTATTGACGGCCGCATTGCCCACTCCGTCATCCTCGAGCTGCTCACCATGGGCGGCATCGGCACGATGGTGCTCCCGGATGGCTATGACCGCGACGATTACCCCGCTGGCACCGTCTTCAGAAAGGACACCTGAGCATGCCCCATGCCGTAGAACAATGGAACCAGGTGTTGATGAACAATTACGGCACCCCACCGGTGGAGCTCGTCTCCGGGCACGGCGCCGTCGTGGTGGATGCCGAAGGCCGAGAACTCATCGACCTCCTCGGCGGCATCGCCGTTAACTCCCTCGGACACGCCCACCCGACGATCATCGAGGCCGTGACTTCGCAGCTTTCGACGCTTGGGCACGTGTCCAACCTCTTTGCCTCCGAGCCTGTGGTCCGCGCGGCCGCTGCGTTGAAGGAGAAAGTGGGCGACGATTCCGCCCGCGTGTTCTTCTGCAACTCCGGGGCCGAAGCCAACGAAGCGGCCTTCAAGCTTGCCCGCCTGACCGGGCGGACGCGCATCTTGGCCGCCGTCCACGGCTTCCACGGCCGGACCATGGGATCGCTGGCGATGACCGGGCAGCCGGACAAGCGCGAGCCCTTCGAGCCGATGCCCGCCGGCGTGGAGTTCTATCCCTATGGTGACCTCGACTACCTCACCAAACTCGTCGAAGCGAACCCGACGGACACGGCCGCCATCATCCTGGAGCCTATCCAGGGTGAGACGGGGGTGATCCCGGCGCCGGAGGGATTCTTGCAGGGTATTCGGGATCTGTGCGACAAGCACGGCATCCTCATGATCGTGGATGAGGTCCAGACTGGGGTGGGCCGCACCGGCACCTTCTTTGCCTTCGAGCATGACGGGGTCTTGCCGGATGTCATCACCATGGCCAAGGGCCTCGGCGGCGGCCTGCCCATTGGCGCTACCGTCGCCCGCGGCGCAGCAGCCGAGCTGTTCACCCCGGGTGCTCACGGCACGACCTTCGGTGGCAACCCTATTGCCTGCGCGGCCGCCAACGCCGTGCTGTCCATCGTTGACGATGCCTTCTGCGCTGAGGTCGCCCGCAAGGGTGAGGTGCTGGCGGGCAAGGTATCCCAGATTGTCGGCGTGCAGGAGGTCCGCGGACGCGGACTGATGCTGGGTGTGGTGCTGGACCGCGACGTCGCAAAGCAAGCGGTGGCGAAGGGATTCGAGCACGGCCTGGTGCTTAACGCCCCCGCTGCCAACGTCCTGCGGCTCACCCCGCCGCTGGTGATCACCGACGAGGAGATCGCCACGGCGGGCCAAGCCCTCAATGATCTACTCGTTGAACTGAACTTCCAGGAGAATTAACATGACGCAACCCGCTGTCCGGCACTTCCTCGCCGACGATGACCTGACCCCGGCTGAGCAGGCCGAGGTACTCACCCTCGCTGCAGAGTTGAAGAAGGCCCCGCTGTCCAAGCGTCCGCTCGAAGGGCCGATGTCGGTGGCCGTCCTCTTCGATAAGACCTCCACGCGCACGCGTTTCTCCTTCGACGCCGGCATCGCTCAACTGGGCGGACACCCCATTGTGGTGGATGCGAGCCAGTCCCAGATGGGCAAGGGCGAGACCCTGCAGGACACCGCCGCGGTGCTGTCCCGCTATGTCGAGGCCATCGTGTGGCGGACCTTCGACCATGAGGGGTTCCACGCCATGGCCGAAACGTCGACGGTGCCGATCATCAACTCTCTGTCCGATGACCTGCACCCCTGCCAGATCCTCGCGGACCTGCAGACGTGTGTGGAAAACCTCAGCCCCGAGGAAGGCCCGGCCGGCCTTCGCGGCAAGAAGGCCGTCTACCTCGGCGATGGCGATAACAACATGGCCAACTCCTACATGCTGGGATTCGCCACCGCGGGCATGGATATCTCCATCGTGGCACCCGAGGGCTTCCACCCAGCTGAGCGCTTCGTCGAGCGGGCGCGCCAGCGTGCAGCGGAGACCGGAGCCACCGTCACCGTGACCTGTGACCTCGCCGAGGTGGAAGGCGCGGACGTGGTCATCACCGACACCTGGGTATCCATGGGGCAAGAAAACGATGGCAAGGATCGTCGGACCCCCTTCTTGCCTTACCAGGTCACCGAGGAGATCATGGGTCAGGCCAACGATGGGGCGATCTTCCTGCACTGCCTCCCGGCCTACCGCGGCAACGAAGTGACCGCCGAAGTCATCGACGGCCCCGCCTCCCGCGTCTTCGACGAGGCGGAAAATCGCCTGCACGCCCAGAAGGCCCTGCTGGTGTGGTTGCTCGAGAATCAGCCGGGTCAGCGATGAGCGTTCCCGCCACCCGCACTGCGAGGCAGGCGAAGATCCTCGACATCCTCGACAAAACCCGGGTGTCCAGCCAGGTGCAACTGTCCGAATTGCTCCTCGACGAAGGCTTCGACATCACTCAGGCCACCCTGTCGCGGGACCTGGATGAGCTCGGTGCCAAGAAGGTTCGCCCCGATGACGGGCGCGCCTACTACACGGTCGGCGTCGTCGAACAAGCCCTGGCGGAGTCGCTGTCTGGGCCGAGGGAGAAGCTGCGAAGGATGCTCGATGAGCTCGTCGTCGCTGTCGATTCCTCCGGCAACACCGCGGTGTTGCGCACCCCGCCGGGCGCCGCGCAATACCTGGCCAGCTTCATTGACCGGGTTTCCCTCGACGAGGTTGTGGGCACCATCGCCGGCGACGACACCATTTTCGTCCTCGCCCGGGACCCCATGACCGGGCACGAGCTGGGGGAGCTGCTCACCTCGCGGTGAGACCCCGGTACTCTCTAATCCGTATCACCACTTACTTCCTGCAAGTACTTTCCTTTAAGGAGAAATTTCCATGACTGCACGCGTCGTCCTCGCCTACTCCGGTGGCCTTGACACTTCCGTCGCCATCCCTTATCTGGCCAAGATGACCGGTGGCGAAGTTGTCGCTGTTTCCCTCGACCTGGGCCAGGGGGGCGAAGACATGGAGTCCGTGCGCCAGCGTGCGATCGACTGCGGTGCGGTGGAGTCCATCGTCATTGACGCCAAGGACGAGTTCGCCAACGACTACTGCCTGCCCACCATCAAGGCCAACGGCATGTACATGAAGCAGTACCCGCTGGTCTCGGCGATTTCCCGCCCGTTGATTGTCAAGCACCTCGTCGAAGCCGCCCGCGAGCACGGCGGCACCCACGTTTCCCACGGCTGCACCGGTAAGGGAAACGATCAGGTCCGCTTCGAGGTTGGTTTCCGTAACACCAACCCGGACCTGGAGATCATTGCTCCGGCCCGTGATTACGCCTGGACCCGCGACAAGGCCATCGCCTTCGCCGAGGAAATTGACCTGCCCATCGAGCAGTCGACGAAGTCGCCGTTCTCCATTGACCAGAACGTGTGGGGCCGCGCCGTCGAGACCGGCTTCCTGGAGGATCTGTGGAACCCGCCGACGAAGGACCTTTATTCCTACACCGAGGATCCGTCCCTGGGTAACGCCCCCGATGAACTCATCATCTCCTTCGAGGGTGGCAAGCCCGTCGCCATCGACGGCCGCCCCGTCACCGTGCTGGAGGCCATCGAGGAGCTTAACCGCCGCGGCGGCGCGCAGGGCGTGGGCCGTCTCGACATGGTCGAGGACCGCCTCGTGGGCATCAAGTCCCGCGAGATCTACGAGGCACCCGGAGCCCTCGTCCTCATCAAGGCCCATGAGGCCCTCGAGGATGTCACCGTTGAGCGTGAGTTGGCACGGTACAAGCGGCTTATCGACGCCCGCTGGTCCGAGGAGGTCTACGACGGCCTCTGGTTC is a window from the Corynebacterium testudinoris genome containing:
- the argB gene encoding acetylglutamate kinase, whose product is MDTLSNLSSEARAHVLAEALPWLQHFRDKIVVVKYGGNAMIDEDLKAAFAADMVFLRTVGAKPVVVHGGGPQISSMLKRLDLDGDFTGGFRVTTPEVMEVVRMVLFGQVGRDLVGLINSHGPYAVGTSGEDAGLFRATKRYVNVGGVATDIGLVGDITNVNPEALMDIIDAGRIPVVSTIAPGDDGEVYNINADTAAGALAEAIGAERLVILTNVEGLYTDWPNRDSLVSKILTAELAEVLPELDSGMIPKMESCLQAVRGGVSAAHVIDGRIAHSVILELLTMGGIGTMVLPDGYDRDDYPAGTVFRKDT
- a CDS encoding acetylornithine transaminase — its product is MPHAVEQWNQVLMNNYGTPPVELVSGHGAVVVDAEGRELIDLLGGIAVNSLGHAHPTIIEAVTSQLSTLGHVSNLFASEPVVRAAAALKEKVGDDSARVFFCNSGAEANEAAFKLARLTGRTRILAAVHGFHGRTMGSLAMTGQPDKREPFEPMPAGVEFYPYGDLDYLTKLVEANPTDTAAIILEPIQGETGVIPAPEGFLQGIRDLCDKHGILMIVDEVQTGVGRTGTFFAFEHDGVLPDVITMAKGLGGGLPIGATVARGAAAELFTPGAHGTTFGGNPIACAAANAVLSIVDDAFCAEVARKGEVLAGKVSQIVGVQEVRGRGLMLGVVLDRDVAKQAVAKGFEHGLVLNAPAANVLRLTPPLVITDEEIATAGQALNDLLVELNFQEN
- the argF gene encoding ornithine carbamoyltransferase, which translates into the protein MTQPAVRHFLADDDLTPAEQAEVLTLAAELKKAPLSKRPLEGPMSVAVLFDKTSTRTRFSFDAGIAQLGGHPIVVDASQSQMGKGETLQDTAAVLSRYVEAIVWRTFDHEGFHAMAETSTVPIINSLSDDLHPCQILADLQTCVENLSPEEGPAGLRGKKAVYLGDGDNNMANSYMLGFATAGMDISIVAPEGFHPAERFVERARQRAAETGATVTVTCDLAEVEGADVVITDTWVSMGQENDGKDRRTPFLPYQVTEEIMGQANDGAIFLHCLPAYRGNEVTAEVIDGPASRVFDEAENRLHAQKALLVWLLENQPGQR
- a CDS encoding arginine repressor, coding for MSVPATRTARQAKILDILDKTRVSSQVQLSELLLDEGFDITQATLSRDLDELGAKKVRPDDGRAYYTVGVVEQALAESLSGPREKLRRMLDELVVAVDSSGNTAVLRTPPGAAQYLASFIDRVSLDEVVGTIAGDDTIFVLARDPMTGHELGELLTSR
- a CDS encoding argininosuccinate synthase, with the protein product MTARVVLAYSGGLDTSVAIPYLAKMTGGEVVAVSLDLGQGGEDMESVRQRAIDCGAVESIVIDAKDEFANDYCLPTIKANGMYMKQYPLVSAISRPLIVKHLVEAAREHGGTHVSHGCTGKGNDQVRFEVGFRNTNPDLEIIAPARDYAWTRDKAIAFAEEIDLPIEQSTKSPFSIDQNVWGRAVETGFLEDLWNPPTKDLYSYTEDPSLGNAPDELIISFEGGKPVAIDGRPVTVLEAIEELNRRGGAQGVGRLDMVEDRLVGIKSREIYEAPGALVLIKAHEALEDVTVERELARYKRLIDARWSEEVYDGLWFGPLKRSLDAFIESTQEHVTGDIRLVLHAGNIVVNGRRSNHSLYDFNLATYDTGDTFDQTLAKGFVELHGLSSKIANSRDREAK